A region from the Variovorax sp. V93 genome encodes:
- a CDS encoding amino acid adenylation domain-containing protein, whose product MSETQNLSERRARLTPAQLSLLQQRLKRDAAPAPARAAIVRGQDDGVGAAAPVSFAQQGQWFLWQLNPGNTAYHVGGGLGFSGPLDIAALRDAMQALAARHEALRTVFRSGAGGLPEQCIQAAVEIAIPFIDLAALDAAARESRYAEVVADVCRTPFDLRAGPLLRGTLLKMAEGEHQLLLMMHHIISDAWSVELMLDELAQLYAMRVQGVPASLPQPEIRYVDFARWQRKWLDDGEGERQLAYWRGRLGDSHPVLALATDRPRAADADYSAAQHTLDVPAQLVEALKRQSREQGGTLFMALLTAFHALLFRHTGQPEIRVGVPVAGRGRPETSGVIGAFINTVVLDARMHGQLRLADLLQQVQGVSLEAQAHQDLPFERLVQALRPERGHAGSPLFQVMFNHLGQGDRLLQGWPALRVRRIDLAQRAAPFELTLETIERADGGIQANFRYAAELFEPQTMERLAGHYCRVLEALATRPASTLNELDLLGDAEKVQLGRWSVNTHSHGEAVPVHRLIERQADRRPDAVAVLFGDVSLSYGELNRRANQLAHRLIEEGVGPEVKVGIALERSLELVTGLLAVLKAGGAYVPLDPEYPAERIAYMVEDSKLGLVLAHSSLADRLALPAGIPALALDKLDLGSMAQTNPVVALNGENLAYVIYTSGSTGRPKGAANRHAALHNRLAWMQAAYPIDGADTVLQKTPFSFDVSVWEFFWPLMAGARLAVAAPGDHREPARLAHLIQRHGVSTLHFVPSMLQAFLAHDGIEACTSLRQIVCSGEALPVEAQLGVFKRLPQAALHNLYGPTEAAIDVTHWTCRSDGRSQVPIGRPIAGTQAFVLDADLNLAAPGVAGELYLGGIGLARGYVERAGLTSERFVADPFGTAEGARLYRTGDLVRWNSEGQLDYLGRIDHQVKIRGFRIELGEIEAQLLAQPEVREAVVVASQGPAGARLVAHVSAQAGQAVDAAQLRERLGRVLPDYMVPALVVVLDSLPLNPNGKVDRKALPQPELASARAYEAPQGEVEEALAAIWAEVLGVARIGRHDNFFELGGHSLMSVQLVARVQRAMHAELCVKDVFQHPVLAAMAGLVAAAAARKPVAQSLSDIDSFIDSLEIA is encoded by the coding sequence ATGAGCGAGACCCAGAACCTCTCCGAACGACGCGCCCGGCTCACGCCGGCGCAACTGAGCCTGCTGCAGCAGCGCCTGAAGCGCGATGCGGCCCCGGCGCCTGCGCGCGCGGCAATCGTGCGCGGCCAGGACGATGGCGTCGGGGCCGCCGCGCCCGTGTCCTTCGCGCAGCAAGGGCAGTGGTTCCTGTGGCAGTTGAACCCGGGCAACACCGCCTATCACGTCGGCGGCGGGCTTGGCTTCTCGGGGCCGCTCGACATCGCTGCCTTGCGCGATGCCATGCAGGCGCTCGCGGCGCGGCACGAGGCGCTGCGCACCGTCTTCCGGTCGGGGGCGGGGGGACTGCCCGAGCAATGCATTCAGGCGGCGGTCGAGATCGCAATTCCCTTCATCGACCTGGCCGCACTCGACGCAGCGGCGCGCGAATCGCGCTACGCCGAAGTGGTGGCGGACGTCTGCCGCACACCTTTCGACCTGAGGGCCGGCCCCTTGCTGCGCGGCACGCTGCTGAAGATGGCGGAGGGCGAACACCAGTTGCTATTGATGATGCATCACATCATTTCCGATGCCTGGTCGGTCGAACTGATGCTCGACGAGCTGGCCCAGCTCTATGCGATGCGCGTTCAGGGCGTGCCGGCATCGCTGCCGCAACCGGAAATCCGCTACGTCGACTTCGCCCGCTGGCAGCGCAAATGGCTGGACGACGGCGAGGGCGAGCGCCAGCTCGCCTACTGGCGCGGCCGGCTCGGCGACAGCCACCCGGTGCTCGCGCTCGCCACCGACCGGCCGCGCGCCGCGGACGCGGACTACAGCGCGGCGCAGCACACGCTGGACGTACCTGCCCAGCTCGTGGAGGCGCTGAAGCGCCAGTCCCGCGAGCAGGGCGGCACGCTGTTCATGGCCTTGCTCACCGCGTTCCATGCCTTGCTGTTTCGCCACACCGGGCAGCCGGAGATCCGCGTCGGCGTGCCCGTGGCGGGGCGCGGCCGGCCGGAGACCTCGGGCGTCATCGGCGCCTTCATCAACACCGTGGTGCTCGATGCGCGCATGCACGGACAGCTGCGCCTGGCCGACCTGTTGCAGCAGGTGCAAGGCGTGTCGCTCGAAGCGCAGGCGCACCAGGACCTGCCGTTCGAGCGGCTGGTGCAGGCCCTGCGCCCCGAACGGGGGCATGCGGGCTCGCCGCTGTTCCAGGTGATGTTCAACCACCTGGGCCAGGGCGACCGGCTGTTGCAAGGCTGGCCCGCACTGCGCGTGCGCCGGATCGATCTCGCCCAGCGTGCCGCGCCGTTCGAGCTCACGCTGGAAACCATCGAGCGCGCAGACGGCGGCATCCAGGCCAACTTCCGCTATGCGGCGGAGCTTTTCGAGCCGCAGACCATGGAGCGGCTTGCAGGCCACTATTGCCGCGTGCTCGAAGCCTTGGCCACGCGCCCCGCATCGACGCTGAACGAGCTCGATCTGCTGGGCGATGCGGAAAAAGTGCAGCTTGGCCGGTGGAGCGTCAACACGCACAGCCACGGCGAGGCCGTGCCGGTGCACCGCCTCATCGAACGGCAGGCGGACCGGCGTCCGGATGCGGTCGCAGTGCTGTTCGGCGACGTGTCGCTCAGCTACGGCGAACTCAACCGCCGCGCCAACCAGCTCGCGCACCGGCTGATCGAAGAGGGCGTGGGCCCCGAGGTCAAGGTGGGCATTGCGCTGGAGCGCAGCCTGGAGCTGGTGACAGGCCTGCTCGCGGTCCTGAAGGCCGGTGGCGCCTACGTGCCGCTGGACCCCGAGTACCCGGCGGAGCGCATCGCCTACATGGTCGAAGACAGCAAGCTCGGCCTCGTGCTCGCGCACAGCAGCCTGGCCGATCGCCTTGCGCTGCCGGCCGGTATCCCGGCGCTCGCGCTCGACAAGCTGGACCTCGGGAGCATGGCGCAGACCAACCCCGTGGTCGCGCTCAACGGCGAAAACCTCGCCTACGTGATCTATACCTCGGGCTCCACCGGCCGTCCCAAGGGTGCGGCCAACCGGCACGCCGCGTTGCACAACCGGCTGGCATGGATGCAGGCGGCCTATCCGATCGACGGCGCGGACACCGTGCTGCAGAAAACGCCGTTCAGCTTCGACGTGTCGGTGTGGGAGTTCTTCTGGCCGCTCATGGCCGGCGCGCGGCTGGCCGTGGCGGCGCCCGGCGATCATCGCGAACCCGCACGCCTTGCACATCTGATTCAGCGCCACGGCGTGAGCACGCTGCACTTCGTGCCCTCGATGCTGCAGGCCTTCCTGGCGCACGACGGCATCGAGGCCTGCACGAGTCTGCGGCAGATCGTCTGCAGCGGCGAGGCATTGCCTGTCGAGGCGCAACTGGGCGTCTTCAAGCGGTTGCCGCAAGCAGCGCTGCACAACCTCTACGGTCCTACCGAGGCGGCCATCGACGTCACGCACTGGACCTGCCGCAGCGACGGCCGCAGCCAGGTGCCGATCGGCCGGCCCATTGCCGGCACGCAGGCCTTCGTTCTCGATGCCGACCTCAACCTTGCAGCGCCGGGTGTGGCGGGCGAGCTCTATCTGGGCGGCATCGGGCTTGCACGCGGCTATGTGGAACGCGCGGGGCTCACGTCCGAGCGCTTCGTGGCCGACCCTTTCGGCACGGCCGAGGGCGCCCGCCTGTACCGCACAGGCGATCTCGTGCGATGGAACAGCGAAGGGCAGCTCGACTACCTCGGGCGCATCGACCACCAGGTGAAGATCCGCGGCTTTCGCATCGAGCTCGGCGAGATCGAGGCCCAGCTGCTCGCGCAGCCCGAAGTGCGCGAGGCTGTCGTCGTCGCCAGCCAAGGGCCGGCTGGCGCGCGGCTCGTGGCGCATGTCTCGGCGCAGGCTGGCCAGGCCGTCGACGCCGCGCAGCTGCGCGAACGCCTCGGCCGCGTGCTGCCGGACTACATGGTGCCGGCCCTCGTCGTCGTGCTGGACAGCCTGCCGCTCAACCCGAACGGCAAGGTGGACCGCAAGGCGCTGCCGCAGCCCGAGCTGGCGAGCGCGCGCGCCTACGAAGCGCCGCAGGGCGAGGTGGAAGAAGCGCTGGCCGCCATCTGGGCCGAAGTGCTCGGCGTGGCGCGCATCGGCCGCCACGACAACTTCTTCGAGCTCGGCGGCCATTCGCTGATGTCGGTGCAGCTGGTGGCCCGCGTACAGCGCGCAATGCATGCGGAGCTCTGCGTGAAAGACGTCTTCCAGCATCCGGTGCTCGCCGCCATGGCGGGGCTCGTTGCTGCAGCGGCGGCCAGAAAGCCCGTCGCCCAATCCCTTTCGGACATTGATTCCTTCATCGACAGTTTGGAGATCGCTTGA
- a CDS encoding beta-ketoacyl synthase N-terminal-like domain-containing protein yields MSQPFEPSEPSGIEIAIVGMAGRFPGADDVDAFWRNIRDGVASVSRFTDEQLRAQGVPQSLLDDPDYVKAGVMLEGFDKFDAGFFGYSPREAETLDPQQRIFLECAWASLEHAGCDAARWPGKVGVYAGEGANVYLIRNLLPSFGLGAASGIADLLGLMSGNSGGSLCTRVSYKLDLRGPAVTVQTACSTSLVAVHTACQALLSHDCDMALAGGVWLNLLQEGGYRYQAGAILSPDGHCRAFDAKAAGTVIGSGAGIVVLKRLDDALRDGDTIHAVIKGTAANNDGSAKVGFTAPSVDGQAEVIRAAQLIAGVPADTIGYIEAHGTATTLGDPIELAALTQAFRAETARRGFCAVGSVKTNIGHLDAAAGVAGLIKTVMALKHRMLPPSLHYENPNPQIDFASSPFYVNAQLRPWPEGEAPRRAGVSSFGIGGTNVHVVLEEAPAVPAARTASGWQVLPVSAKDEAALVQGRSQLAAHLQAHPELALDDVAHTLQSGRRPFAWRSAVVASQPAMASEMLASPMTRSSRVPAAAPEVVFLFPGGGTQHARMGEALYRDSAVFREEFDRCAALLKAGTGIDLLALVFPADGDEAAANERLFRIEYAQPALFAVEYAMARWWMSCGVQPALMLGHSLGEYVAACLSGVFSLEDALRIVAARGRLMQTLAAGAMTAVSLPESALAEFLRDGCDLAAVNGEQLCVLAGPVDAIERAEEALRARQQLPRRLHVAIASHSSLVDPIVAELEQLIASLPRHAPRIPFLSNATGQPITEAEATSPAYWGRHLRGTVRFADGLREIFAAPGRVVLEVGPGETLAGLARQHPQSREAAGIWASQAHPQQTARNAQQLAIAVAGLWTAGVDIDWAACRAEGASRRRVPLPTYAFQRKRFWIEAGEAAQPAKSTSPSLFYTLRWERSAPLVPAGKQGARAGCTLVLGDANSFTDRLSRTLRERGEKVVLALRGPRFARTAPGQYALRAAERSDHEALLREVEAEAGPVLRLHHLWSLDGDRPAASHAQVFEAGYFSLLALAHGLDAVGAAGRGTIALNVVTDRVEDVAGTEPLAPEKATLLGLAKILGQEYPSIACRVVDVVLPAAESAAEAELARRVADEAWAAPDEFLVAYRGPHRWLKRYVPLSDVPAPAARQRLREGGVYLITGGMGGVGLAMARYLSRTWKAKLVLLGRTPLPGRGDWERLVADAAQPVVLRRKLQQLIDLEADGAEVLPLAADVNDAAQLRTALAAVHARFGAVHGVVHAVVHPDRGMIAQRTPALVEAAFAPKIAGTLALLDALRAEPLDFVLFCSSISVLIGGLGRSDYAAANAYLDALATASRRSSPLPLFSVNWDAWRDVGVAVDMDLPEGVGLDERTGVLAFERIANGPDLPQTIVSASPLAQRLRPLDDLFDSLDDAPAAELRTGHSRPVLQTPYAAPEGELEGVLAGFWSDALGIVPVGVHDNLFELGGDSLLAIRLLARVRKAYGVELHPAAFFKAPTIAELATLVELRLIEDIEREAETAETTEGSAP; encoded by the coding sequence ATGTCCCAACCCTTCGAACCCTCCGAGCCGAGCGGCATCGAGATCGCCATCGTCGGCATGGCCGGGCGCTTTCCCGGCGCCGACGACGTGGACGCCTTCTGGCGCAACATCCGGGACGGCGTGGCCTCGGTCTCCCGTTTCACCGACGAGCAGCTGCGCGCGCAAGGCGTGCCGCAGTCGCTGCTGGACGATCCCGACTACGTGAAGGCCGGCGTGATGCTCGAGGGCTTCGACAAGTTCGATGCCGGCTTCTTCGGCTACTCGCCGCGCGAGGCCGAAACCCTCGATCCGCAGCAGCGCATCTTCCTGGAGTGCGCCTGGGCCTCGCTGGAGCACGCGGGCTGCGACGCCGCCCGCTGGCCGGGCAAGGTCGGCGTGTATGCGGGCGAGGGCGCCAACGTGTACCTCATCCGCAACCTGCTGCCGTCGTTCGGCCTCGGGGCGGCGAGCGGCATCGCCGACTTGCTGGGCCTCATGAGCGGCAACTCGGGCGGCTCGCTGTGCACCCGCGTGTCGTACAAGCTCGACCTGCGCGGCCCCGCGGTCACGGTGCAGACCGCCTGCTCCACATCGCTCGTCGCGGTCCACACGGCCTGCCAGGCGCTGTTGAGCCACGACTGCGACATGGCCCTGGCCGGCGGCGTGTGGCTCAACCTGCTGCAGGAAGGTGGCTACCGCTACCAGGCTGGCGCCATCCTTTCGCCCGACGGCCACTGCCGCGCCTTCGACGCCAAGGCGGCCGGCACCGTCATCGGCAGCGGCGCGGGCATCGTGGTGCTCAAGCGGCTGGACGACGCGCTGCGCGACGGCGACACCATCCATGCGGTCATCAAGGGCACCGCAGCCAACAACGACGGCTCCGCCAAGGTCGGCTTCACCGCGCCCAGCGTGGACGGTCAGGCCGAGGTGATCCGCGCGGCACAGCTCATCGCGGGCGTGCCGGCCGACACCATCGGCTACATCGAGGCGCATGGCACCGCGACCACGCTCGGCGACCCCATCGAGCTCGCCGCGCTCACGCAGGCATTCCGCGCCGAGACCGCGCGCCGCGGCTTCTGCGCCGTGGGTTCGGTGAAGACCAACATCGGCCATCTGGACGCCGCAGCCGGCGTGGCCGGGCTCATCAAGACGGTGATGGCGCTCAAGCACCGCATGCTGCCGCCCAGCCTGCACTACGAAAACCCCAATCCGCAGATCGATTTCGCCTCCAGCCCGTTCTACGTCAATGCGCAGCTGCGCCCGTGGCCCGAGGGCGAGGCACCGCGCCGTGCGGGCGTGAGCTCGTTCGGCATCGGCGGCACCAACGTGCACGTGGTGCTCGAAGAGGCGCCGGCAGTTCCCGCGGCACGGACCGCTTCCGGCTGGCAGGTGCTGCCCGTGTCGGCAAAGGACGAAGCAGCGCTGGTGCAGGGCCGATCGCAACTCGCGGCGCATCTGCAAGCCCATCCGGAACTGGCGCTGGACGATGTGGCCCACACGCTGCAGAGCGGACGCCGCCCCTTCGCGTGGCGCAGTGCCGTGGTGGCCAGCCAGCCGGCGATGGCCTCGGAAATGCTGGCTTCGCCGATGACCCGCTCGTCGCGCGTGCCCGCCGCCGCGCCCGAGGTGGTGTTTCTGTTTCCGGGCGGTGGTACGCAGCATGCACGCATGGGCGAGGCGCTCTATCGGGACAGCGCCGTGTTCCGCGAAGAGTTCGACCGCTGCGCGGCGTTGCTGAAGGCCGGCACCGGCATCGACCTGCTCGCGCTGGTGTTCCCGGCCGACGGCGACGAAGCCGCAGCGAACGAGCGGCTGTTCCGCATCGAATACGCGCAGCCCGCGCTGTTCGCCGTCGAGTACGCGATGGCGCGCTGGTGGATGAGCTGCGGCGTACAGCCCGCGCTGATGCTTGGACACAGCCTTGGCGAATACGTGGCGGCCTGCCTGTCGGGCGTGTTCTCGCTCGAAGACGCGCTGCGCATCGTCGCCGCGCGCGGCCGCCTGATGCAGACGCTCGCAGCGGGTGCGATGACGGCGGTGTCGCTGCCCGAATCGGCGCTGGCCGAATTCCTTCGCGACGGCTGCGACCTGGCGGCGGTGAACGGCGAGCAGCTCTGCGTGCTGGCCGGCCCGGTGGACGCCATCGAGCGCGCGGAGGAGGCCTTGCGCGCGCGCCAGCAACTGCCGCGCCGCCTGCATGTGGCCATCGCCTCGCATTCGAGCCTGGTCGATCCCATCGTGGCCGAGCTGGAGCAGCTGATCGCTTCGCTGCCGCGCCATGCGCCGCGCATTCCCTTCCTGTCGAATGCGACCGGCCAGCCGATCACCGAAGCAGAGGCAACCAGCCCGGCGTATTGGGGCCGCCATCTGCGCGGAACCGTGCGCTTCGCGGACGGCCTGCGCGAGATCTTCGCCGCGCCCGGCCGCGTGGTGCTCGAGGTGGGCCCCGGCGAGACGCTTGCGGGCCTCGCGCGCCAGCATCCGCAAAGCCGCGAGGCCGCGGGCATCTGGGCGAGCCAGGCCCACCCGCAGCAAACGGCGCGCAACGCCCAGCAACTGGCCATTGCCGTGGCCGGGCTTTGGACCGCGGGCGTCGACATCGACTGGGCGGCATGCCGCGCGGAGGGCGCAAGCCGTCGCCGCGTGCCGTTGCCCACCTATGCCTTCCAGCGCAAGCGCTTCTGGATCGAGGCGGGCGAGGCCGCGCAGCCTGCGAAGAGCACCTCGCCGAGCCTCTTCTACACGCTCCGCTGGGAGCGCAGCGCACCGCTTGTACCCGCAGGAAAGCAGGGCGCGCGCGCAGGTTGCACGCTGGTGCTGGGCGATGCAAACAGCTTCACCGACCGGCTCTCGCGCACCCTGCGCGAGCGCGGTGAAAAAGTGGTGCTGGCCTTGCGCGGGCCGCGCTTTGCCCGCACCGCGCCGGGCCAGTACGCCCTGCGCGCAGCCGAGCGCTCCGACCACGAAGCACTGCTGCGCGAGGTCGAAGCCGAAGCCGGGCCGGTGCTGCGCCTGCATCACCTGTGGAGCCTGGACGGCGACCGGCCCGCGGCATCGCACGCGCAAGTCTTCGAGGCCGGCTACTTCAGCCTGCTCGCACTCGCGCACGGGCTCGATGCGGTAGGCGCAGCGGGCCGCGGAACCATTGCGCTCAATGTGGTGACCGACCGGGTCGAAGACGTTGCCGGCACCGAGCCGCTCGCACCCGAGAAGGCCACGCTGCTCGGCCTCGCGAAGATCCTGGGCCAGGAGTACCCATCGATTGCCTGCCGCGTCGTGGACGTGGTGCTGCCCGCAGCCGAGAGTGCAGCCGAGGCCGAGCTCGCGCGCCGCGTGGCCGACGAGGCATGGGCGGCGCCCGATGAATTCCTGGTGGCTTACCGCGGCCCGCATCGCTGGCTCAAGCGCTATGTGCCGCTGTCCGATGTGCCCGCGCCCGCCGCGAGGCAGCGCCTGCGCGAAGGCGGCGTCTATCTCATCACCGGCGGCATGGGCGGTGTCGGCCTTGCGATGGCACGCTACCTGAGCCGCACCTGGAAAGCGAAGCTCGTGCTGCTCGGCCGCACGCCCCTGCCCGGGCGCGGCGATTGGGAGCGCCTCGTCGCGGATGCTGCCCAGCCCGTGGTGCTGCGGCGCAAGCTGCAGCAGCTGATCGATCTCGAAGCGGACGGCGCCGAGGTGCTGCCGCTCGCGGCCGACGTGAACGATGCCGCGCAGCTGCGCACCGCGCTCGCGGCCGTGCACGCACGCTTTGGCGCAGTCCACGGCGTGGTGCATGCCGTCGTGCACCCCGACCGCGGCATGATCGCCCAGCGCACGCCGGCACTGGTCGAAGCGGCCTTCGCGCCCAAGATCGCGGGCACGCTCGCGCTGCTCGACGCGCTGCGCGCCGAGCCGCTGGACTTCGTGCTGTTCTGCTCGTCGATCTCGGTGCTCATCGGCGGCCTCGGCCGCAGCGACTACGCCGCTGCCAATGCCTACCTGGACGCACTTGCCACGGCCAGCCGCCGCAGTTCGCCGCTGCCGCTGTTCTCGGTCAACTGGGACGCGTGGCGCGACGTTGGCGTGGCCGTCGACATGGACCTGCCCGAGGGCGTGGGCCTGGACGAACGCACCGGCGTGCTCGCTTTCGAGCGCATCGCCAACGGCCCCGACCTGCCGCAGACCATCGTGTCCGCCTCGCCGCTGGCACAGCGGCTCAGGCCGCTCGACGACCTGTTCGATTCCCTCGACGACGCGCCCGCAGCCGAGCTGCGCACCGGCCATTCGCGCCCCGTGCTGCAGACGCCGTATGCCGCCCCTGAAGGCGAGCTGGAAGGCGTGCTTGCCGGCTTCTGGAGCGATGCGCTGGGCATCGTGCCCGTGGGCGTGCACGACAACCTGTTCGAGCTGGGTGGCGATTCGCTGCTCGCCATTCGCCTGCTGGCCCGCGTACGCAAGGCCTACGGCGTGGAGCTGCATCCCGCCGCGTTCTTCAAGGCGCCGACCATCGCCGAGCTGGCGACCCTGGTCGAGCTGCGCCTGATCGAGGACATCGAACGCGAAGCCGAAACCGCAGAAACCACCGAAGGCAGCGCACCATGA